The Salmo salar chromosome ssa06, Ssal_v3.1, whole genome shotgun sequence genome window below encodes:
- the gja10b gene encoding gap junction alpha-10 protein, with the protein MGDWNLLGSILEEVHIHSTIVGKIWLTILFIFRMLVLGVAAEDVWDDEQSEFVCNTDQPGCKNVCYDDAFPISLIRYWVLQIIFVSSPSLVYMGHALYRLRALEKERHKKKAFLKAELEGAEPIHEDRQRIERELRKLEEQKRVRKAPLRGSLLRTYVFHILTRSVVEVGFIVGQYVLYGVGLDPLYKCERLPCPNSVDCFVSRPTEKNIFMIFMLVIAGVSLFLNLLEIFHLGVKKVKQSLYGNKGTDDESLLVFRSKKNSMVQQVCVLTNSSPQKMMQLTQTAYTMVPNSQVDAVPLYLHSVAPHNDGGGTNDSEQYPRQTEFQSLRQLGTVEHHYTLDQRNHSCSSDDSNGPKSSGHPRHGGAQPRPSLMASHMEIPAALWNQPRKQSRVSALQDYSDMSDSPDSGHYPTGRKASFMSRGLSQTNLDSPSDSPNSGSGTDTEAKRIAQGESPPMTPPPASGRRMSMSMILELSSIMKK; encoded by the exons ATGGGGGATTGGAACTTGTTGGGGAGTATCTTAGAAGAGGTACATATTCATTCAACCATCGTGGGAAAAATCTGGCTAACCATCCTTTTTATATTCCGGATGCTCGTTCTTGGTGTGGCAGCAGAGGATGTTTGGGATGATGAGCAGAGTGAGTTTGTGTGCAACACTGACCAGCCTGGGTGTAAGAACGTGTGCTACGACGATGCATTCCCCATTTCCCTAATCCGATACTGGGTGTTACAAATCATTTTCGTGTCCTCTCCATCTCTGGTATACATGGGACATGCACTGTACCGTTTGAGGGCCCTTGAAAAAGAGAGACACAAGAAAAAAGCTTTCTTGAAAGCAGAGCTAGAGGGCGCTGAGCCCATTCATGAGGACAgacagaggatagagagggagctGAGGAAGCTGGAGGAACAGAAGAGAGTAAGGAAAGCTCCACTCAGGGGCTCCTTGCTGCGCACATATGTTTTCCATATCTTGACGAGGTCAGTGGTGGAGGTTGGCTTCATAGTGGGACAATATGTACTGTACGGAGTTGGACTGGATCCTTTGTACAAATGTGAGAGATTGCCTTGCCCGAACAGTGTGGATTGCTTTGTGTCCAGACCAACTGAGAAGAACATTTTCATGATCTTCATGCTCGTCATCGCTGGGGTTTCTTTGTTCTTGAACCTCCTCGAGATATTCCACCTGGGAGTGAAGAAAGTCAAGCAAAGTCTGTATGGAAATAAAGGTACAGATGATGAAAGCTTATTAGTTTTCAGGTCCAAGAAAAACTCCATGGTCCAGCAGGTGTGTGTCCTTACAAACTCATCCCCCCAAAAGATGATGCAGCTCACTCAGACGGCCTACACAATGGTTCCGAACAGCCAAGTGGATGCTGTCCCCTTGTACCTGCATTCGGTAGCTCCTCACAACGATGGTGGTGGCACCAACGACTCAGAGCAGTACCCCAGACAGACTGAGTTCCAGTCCCTGCGACAGCTGGGGACCGTGGAGCACCactacaccctggaccagaggaACCACTCATGCAGCAGTGATGATTCCAACGGACCTAAAAGCTCAGGCCATCCCAGGCACGGCGGAGCACAGCCACGGCCTTCCCTCATGGCTAGCCATATGGAGATACCAGCAGCCTTGTGGAACCAGCCACGCAAACAGAGCCGGGTCAGCGCTCTGCAGGACTACAGTGACATGAGTGATTCACCTGACAGTGGTCACTATCCCACGGGGAGGAAGGCTAGTTTCATGTCCCGGGGACTCTCTCAGACCAACCTGGATAGTCCTTCTGATAGTCCGAACTCCGGGAGTGGGACGGACACAGAGGCGAAGCGTATAGCCCAAGGAGAGAGCCCACCTATGACCCCGCCTCCAGCCAGTGGACGAAGAATGTCAATG AGCATGATTCTGGAACTGTCTTCAATCATGAAAAAGTGA